A genome region from Fervidobacterium changbaicum includes the following:
- the sufC gene encoding Fe-S cluster assembly ATPase SufC, translated as MLLQVKDLVAKLREEEKIILKGVNLEIGRGEVHAIMGPNGSGKSTLANVIMGNPKYEVVSGDILFEGESILDLRTDERAQKGIMMTFQNPYEIEGVKLDQLLLIAYRKLHGEDKTFFQLDKEMKGLLNEVGLPTEFLERFVNLGFSGGERKKGEILQARFLKPKLLILDEIDSGLDVDALRIVAEQINKLRAEGTSLLIITHYARILNYIDVDKVHVYVDGKVALTGDKSLAYEVEKTGYAIVNGTADANSSK; from the coding sequence ATGCTCTTACAAGTGAAAGATTTGGTGGCTAAGTTGAGAGAAGAAGAAAAGATTATACTTAAAGGTGTGAACTTGGAAATAGGACGAGGAGAAGTTCATGCGATAATGGGGCCAAATGGATCTGGTAAATCAACACTGGCAAACGTGATTATGGGAAATCCAAAGTACGAAGTAGTTTCTGGAGATATATTGTTTGAAGGAGAGTCGATACTGGATTTAAGAACTGACGAAAGAGCCCAGAAAGGCATCATGATGACGTTCCAAAATCCATATGAAATTGAGGGTGTCAAACTTGACCAACTGCTTTTGATTGCTTACCGCAAACTGCACGGGGAAGATAAAACGTTCTTCCAACTTGATAAAGAGATGAAGGGGCTTTTAAATGAAGTTGGACTCCCAACGGAGTTTTTAGAAAGGTTTGTTAACCTTGGCTTTTCTGGTGGAGAGAGAAAGAAGGGTGAGATTCTTCAAGCAAGGTTTTTGAAGCCCAAGCTCTTAATTTTAGACGAGATAGACTCAGGGCTTGATGTTGATGCTCTGAGAATTGTCGCAGAACAGATCAACAAGCTCAGAGCCGAAGGAACATCTCTGCTGATAATCACACACTATGCGAGGATCCTCAACTACATAGATGTTGACAAAGTGCATGTGTACGTCGATGGAAAGGTTGCTTTAACAGGTGATAAGTCCTTAGCTTACGAGGTAGAAAAAACAGGATACGCGATAGTAAACGGCACTGCAGATGCCAATTCATCTAAATGA